From the genome of Torulaspora globosa chromosome 2, complete sequence, one region includes:
- a CDS encoding amino acid permease (ancestral locus Anc_1.83): MWKVKRNFHMGEYELEDLAGSKDEYSTSVSSATRLKNSSGSKKYELNRKSSVKTEVIDQGDEEGQFIGEETNGSAGFDDDYIHEGQVHEAEVKRALKPRHIGMIALGGTIGTGLFIGIATPLANAGPVGALIAYLFMGSLAYAVVQSLGEMATFIPVTSSFTVFSDRFLSPAFGAANGYMYWFSWSVTFALELSVVGQIIEFWTFAVPMAAWISIFWVLLTVMNLFPVKYYGEFEFWIAFMKVLAIVGFIIYCLCMVCGAGITGPVGFRYWRNPGPWGPGIISENKNEGRFLGWVSSLINAAFTYQGTELVGITAGEAANPRKSVPRAIKKVIYRILFFYILSLFFIGLLVPYNDPKLSSQESYVASSPFIIAIQNSGTKVLPDIFNAVVLSTIISAGNSDVYVGSRVLFGLSKNKLAPGFLSRTTRHGVPYMAVLFTAAMGALGYMELSTGGASAFNWLLNITGVAGFFAWVLISACHIRFMQVLKHRGISRDDLPYKAKFMPYLAYYALFFMVLIILVQGFTAFAPTFNGVDFVAAYISVFLFVGIWFVYQLWFRCRIIRKLDDIDIDTDRRGIEAVVWEDEGPKTYWDKFWDIVA; this comes from the coding sequence ATGTGGAAGGTGAAGAGAAACTTTCACATGGGGGAATACGAGTTGGAGGATCTTGCCGGTTCAAAAGATGAGTATTCCACATCTGTGAGCTCTGCTACGCGTTTAAAGAATTCTTCGGGGTCTAAGAAATATGAGCTGAATCGAAAGAGCAGCGTCAAGACGGAGGTCATTGACCagggagatgaagaagggCAATTTATCGGAGAGGAGACTAACGGGAGCGCGGGTTTCGACGACGATTATATCCACGAGGGACAGGTCCATGAGGCGGAGGTGAAAAGGGCGTTGAAACCGAGACATATTGGGATGATTGCGCTCGGCGGGACGATCGGTACAGGTTTGTTTATCGGTATCGCGACGCCGTTGGCGAACGCGGGGCCTGTCGGCGCCCTGATCGCTTATCTGTTCATGGGTTCGCTTGCTTACGCCGTGGTACAGTCGCTGGGTGAAATGGCGACTTTTATCCCAGTAACGTCGTCGTTCACTGTCTTCTCAGACCGGTTTTTATCACCAGCGTTTGGGGCGGCGAACGGCTACATGTACTGGTTTTCCTGGTCGGTGACGTTTGCTCTGGAGCTATCCGTAGTAGGCCAGATAATCGAGTTTTGGACGTTTGCCGTGCCTATGGCCGCTTGGATTAGTATATTTTGGGTCTTGCTCACGGTAATGAACCTCTTCCCCGTCAAATACTATGGCGAGTTCGAGTTCTGGATCGCGTTTATGAAAGTGCTCGCGATAGTTGGATTCATCATTTACTGTCTCTGCATGGTATGTGGTGCGGGAATAACGGGACCGGTAGGTTTCCGTTATTGGCGGAATCCAGGGCCATGGGGCCCCGGTATCATCTCTGAGAACAAAAATGAAGGACGGTTTTTGGGCTGGgtctcttctttgatcaaTGCCGCATTCACGTATCAGGGAACCGAATTGGTTGGTATCACTGCGGGCGAGGCTGCCAACCCTAGAAAATCGGTCCCAAGGGCTATCAAGAAGGTCATATACCGTATCTTATTCTTCTACATCCTgtctcttttcttcatcgggCTATTGGTTCCATACAACGATCCCAAGCTATCAAGCCAAGAGTCCTATGTTGCTTCTTCGCCTTTCATTATAGCGATTCAGAACTCCGGAACCAAGGTACTCCCTGATATATTCAATGCCGTGGTGCTTTCCACCATCATATCTGCAGGTAACTCGGACGTCTATGTTGGCTCTCGTGTTTTATTCGGACTGTCAAAGAACAAGCTGGCCCCCGGTTTCTTGTCGCGCACCACAAGGCACGGTGTTCCTTACATGGCTGTTCTCTTCACCGCAGCCATGGGCGCATTAGGATACATGGAGCTTTCGACAGGCGGCGCTTCCGCCTTCAACTGGTTGTTAAATATCACAGGTGTCGCGGGCTTTTTCGCTTGGGTGTTGATCTCAGCCTGCCACATACGGTTCATGCAAGTGTTGAAGCACCGTGGTATTTCCCGTGATGACCTTCCATACAAGGCAAAATTCATGCCCTACTTGGCCTACTACGCGCTTTTCTTCATGGTCCTCATCATCTTGGTCCAAGGCTTTACGGCTTTTGCGCCTACCTTTAATGGGGTAGACTTTGTTGCTGCCTACATCTCAGTGTTCTTATTCGTTGGAATTTGGTTCGTTTATCAACTGTGGTTTAGATGCAGGATAATCAGAAAACTCGACGACATTGATATCGACACTGATAGGAGAGGCATCGAGGCTGTTGTTTGGGAAGATGAAGGACCAAAGACCTACTGGGATAAATTTTGGGACATTGTCGCATGA
- the LYP1 gene encoding lysine permease (ancestral locus Anc_1.84), which produces MSKLRHLLSSRNWSKDDVSSVVAVEKSKTKDLGSLDPVTNAATLSLLNTEEGDNADDAEEAHYHDTQVKRALKQRHIGMIALGGTIGTGLFVGIATPLTNAGPVGALIAYLFMGSIIYFVTQSLGEMATFIPVTSSITVFSKRFLSPAFGVANGYMYWFNWAITYAVEISVVGQVIQFWTTAVPLAAWISIFWVLVSLMNFFPVRFYGEVEFWVASVKVIAIVGYLIYALVIVCGGSSQGPIGFRYWRHPGPWGAGIIAKSKSEARFLGWVSSLINAAFTYQGTELVGITAGEAANPRKSVPRAINKVVFRIAMFYIMSLFFVGLLVPYNDPRLASTSAVIASSPFVISIENAGTKVLPHIFNAVVMITILSAANSNVYVGSRVLYALALSGNAPKQFGYVTKHGVPYLGVIATSLLGLLAFLVVNNNANVAFNWLINISTLAGLCAWLFISLSHIRFMQALKFRGISRNDLPFKAKLMPWGAYYAAFFVTIIIFIQGFQSFAPKFNVSGFFTAYISLIVLAVIFVGCQLYYRCRFLTKIEEVDIDSDRREIECIIWEEEEPKTWWDKFWAAVA; this is translated from the coding sequence ATGTCAAAGCTTAGACACCTTTTATCGTCGAGGAATTGGTCGAAGGACGATGTGAGTTCAGTCGTTGCGGTTGAGAAGAGTAAAACAAAGGATCTGGGCAGCCTCGACCCGGTGACCAATGCTGCTACGCTGTCGCTGCTCAACACAGAGGAGGGCGATAACGCTGACGATGCCGAGGAGGCACATTACCACGATACACAGGTGAAGAGAGCGTTGAAGCAGAGACACATTGGGATGATTGCGCTGGGTGGGACGATCGGTACGGGTCTGTTCGTCGGTATCGCGACGCCGCTGACGAACGCGGGGCCTGTCGGCGCCCTGATCGCTTATCTGTTCATGGGGTCCATCATCTACTTCGTGACGCAGTCGCTGGGTGAGATGGCCACATTCATTCCCGTGACGTCGTCGATCACAGTGTTCTCGAAGAGGTTCTTGTCGCCGGCGTTCGGCGTGGCCAACGGGTACATGTATTGGTTCAACTGGGCGATCACGTATGCGGTTGAGATCTCTGTGGTGGGCCAGGTGATCCAGTTCTGGACTACGGCGGTGCCGTTGGCGGCCTGGATTTCGATTTTCTGGGTGCTGGTCTCGCTGATGAACTTTTTCCCGGTGCGGTTCTATGGTGAGGTGGAGTTTTGGGTCGCATCCGTCAAAGTTATCGCGATAGTCGGTTACCTGATTTACGCATTGGTTATTGTCTGTGGTGGTTCTTCTCAGGGGCCTATAGGCTTCCGCTACTGGAGACATCCGGGGCCTTGGGGTGCAGGTATCATCGCAAAGAGCAAGAGCGAGGCTAGGTTTTTGGGCTGGGTCTCGTCTTTGATCAATGCCGCATTCACGTATCAGGGAACCGAATTGGTCGGTATCACTGCGGGCGAGGCCGCCAACCCTAGAAAATCGGTCCCAAGGGCCATCAACAAGGTGGTGTTCAGAATCGCGATGTTCTACATCATGTCGCTATTTTTCGTTGGATTGCTGGTCCCATATAACGATCCTCGTTTGGCTAGCACCAGCGCTGTTATAGCGTCTTCGCCCTTCGTCATCTCTATCGAAAACGCGGGCACAAAAGTTCTACCGCATATCTTTAATGCAGTCGTCATGATCACTATCCTTTCTGCCGCCAACTCGAACGTTTACGTCGGGTCCCGTGTACTGTATGCGTTGGCTCTAAGCGGGAACGCTCCCAAACAGTTCGGATACGTGACCAAGCATGGGGTTCCGTACCTTGGTGTCATCGCCACGTCGTTGCTTGGTTTGCTTGCATTTTTGGTGGTCAACAATAACGCCAACGTCGCTTTCAACTGGTTAATTAACATCTCAACGCTTGCTGGGTTGTGTGCTTGGTTGTTCATCTCCCTGTCGCACATCAGATTCATGCAAGCACTGAAATTCCGGGGAATCTCAAGAAACGATTTACCATTCAAGGCGAAGCTAATGCCCTGGGGCGCTTATTACGCTGCATTCTTTGTCACAATTATTATCTTCATCCAAGGTTTCCAATCATTCGCTCCGAAATTTAATGTATCGGGCTTTTTTACTGCTTACATTTCACTCATTGTGCTCGCAGTCATATTTGTGGGATGCCAGTTGTACTACAGGTGTCGATTCCTAACCAAGATAGAGGAAGTGGACATCGACTCCGACAGGCGGGAAATTGAGTGCATCATttgggaagaagaggaacCAAAAACCTGGTGGGATAAGTTTTGGGCTGCCGTGGCATAG
- the BNI1 gene encoding formin BNI1 (ancestral locus Anc_1.82), with amino-acid sequence MPRNSQSKNGGGGGSANSTSSSGLLNNLKRLTNSSGGHNGSQHRIETSDITSPKKVSVPSRVSNATDLRPLNKKSTLNMQNLSQYVNGKSSGESIVSGHSRAPSIHSGTKYTYSRRSSAQLSTLAGGSVLTREPTNQSFTSSSLHSQGSQSNLAKFMTSDGKIKLDMPKDHREIETLFEDMMYKRNILQNLSPEKQQDLMDYDVEKKWLIVKQDLQNELKKVHNNAGGATHASLAFGSIAANSTTHSQSMNHTSPRSSVTYDSSLHASKPSKKNSTSSHGSKPGSKSKLNQLSEKASNGSGSTTAKLNLPPIHYVKKIIADKLTNDDMNDLWVTLRTEQLDWVDAFLEHQGHIAMANVLITSIYKTDPNQPLTAEILEKENSFFKCFRVLSVLSQGLYELSRHSIMTDTIANGLFSVRLATRKMATEIMVCMLERRDKARFEAVLNALDKKFKIGENLHMVHYIKSLPQHFIHFTPDSHFKVIQSWLFAVEHTLEGRGKMGSLVGASEDYKASGGENAILEYSQWIMVFMNHFCNGTDVVNQRILLRSRLENAGGLRIMNKFRLLDYDKLTEQIEDYENRKLDDLNSILETNAQDSNINMEDSVALLRQLTDHCKGTENEKLLNSLIKHLFLSSKRLLEEKEDPTKLSKQLKLMDSLMTNVSVSAVDESSSMNMAIQRLYDSMQTDEVARRAILESRTLTKRLEEIEAERDYLNEKLSKAGNGLIGQLEEELKQRDRILDKNQRVTLQLQSELEELKKKHLLEKHEHEVELRKMLTILNSRPNEEINLSGALGTRMSPGTLDPDKKNSIQKALQDGLRKTEKDFSIDSKRFGITVQPNKRLKMLRLRMEDIEQEARQLEMTNFADHEKKILQAPVQMIKKGDPKIEENITANKLSQLRKALAEIQNESNSISKFNVDERVKELFNNKRLVALQRLRDLEAMYGDYRADSNSEMLFSDPLEANSLDPVENLGLSTLDPKAVEAKLAEIDRVTSELTALKTELQTTDLQAKAKLARSLEKLQSISNVASEVPSEKSLTFEGGSFLEALSQKYATGADRRDSSLQSHHEIDIDKKKNNQRRSFVERMKRQNKINPSIAQLSGGLEKQSELETDSAPESLMKEEKVLECPERENDSNLVGAVKETTSEEEMPAILPPVAPPLPEMMSKSKESELSNSPPAPPPPPAFFNSANKISHILSPPPPPPPPPPPNFIFKSEIQVPPPPPLPSSFTPGSSKSSTPPPPPPPPPIGRAAKIDRSTSSSPLVPESPSPFNSYPRARKKLKQLHWEKLDSTDDSIWSSGKAEKFAGDLYEKGVLADLEKAFAAREIKSLRAKKTDDLDKITFLSRDISQQFGINLHMYSQLPVDEVVRRILKCDKDFLGTPSVIEFLSKPEIIEVTNNQARNFAPYSTDWDGVTSLEDAKPPEKDPAELQRADQIYLQLIYNLQTYWGSRMRALKVVTSYEREYSELMSKLRKVDKAVAAIQQSANLSNVFNVILAVGNYMNDASKQAHGFKLSTLQRLTFIKDSDNNMTFLNYVEKIVRDNYPSFNDFLLDLQPVLDVVKISIEQLVHDCDSFSQSVINVQRSVEIGNLSDSSKFHPLDKVLAKVLPVLSEASKKVELLDEEVKLSLMEFESLMQRYGEDSADKFAKNSFFKKFADFINEYKKAQAQNLKAEEEERLYQKHKKMVEEQQRKAEAKDKSNNDAGEHTSNNAEAEDRREIMDKLLEQLKNAAPAKTDPSSARKRAMIRKKLLSDKDATSNALQFIDNEEDSIIYTPEKNDGKDRRPEEDRPTLTGSPLAKEADESQGDEPIVDRAKALLLGLRGDESPSKRNTTLSGHKEKLRARRRKTNTEISPNESFSFSEGIRETVSSADTDYSNDTNNLNLTPLKEPNHPEKDRDTATSETLL; translated from the coding sequence ATGCCTAGAAACTCTCAGTCAAAAAATGGTGGCGGCGGAGGTTCGGCAAATAGCACGTCCAGTTCTGGGCTTCTAAACAACTTAAAGCGCCTCACCAACTCCTCCGGTGGTCATAATGGATCGCAGCACCGAATAGAAACCTCAGATATCACATCGCCCAAGAAAGTTAGCGTACCGAGCAGGGTTTCGAATGCGACCGACCTGCGAcctttgaacaagaaatCGACCTTGAATATGCAGAACTTATCACAATACGTCAATGGAAAGTCCTCTGGTGAGTCGATAGTGTCAGGCCATTCCAGGGCGCCTTCTATTCATTCTGGCACAAAATACACCTACTCGAGGAGGTCTTCGGCACAGCTTTCCACACTGGCAGGTGGTTCTGTGTTAACCAGAGAACCAACCAATCAGAGCTTTACCTCTTCTAGCCTGCATTCGCAGGGCTCTCAATCCAATTTGGCGAAGTTTATGACATCGGATGGCAAGATCAAGTTGGATATGCCGAAAGACCACCGCGAAATTGAGACTCTATTCGAAGACATGATGTATAAGCGGAACATTCTCCAAAATCTATCGCCAGAGAAACAGCAAGATCTTATGGATTATGACGTTGAGAAGAAATGGTTGATTGTGAAGCAAGATCTACAAAATGAGTTGAAAAAGGTTCATAATAACGCAGGTGGGGCCACGCATGCTTCATTGGCTTTCGGGTCAATAGCAGCAAACAGCACTACCCACTCTCAATCCATGAACCACACGTCTCCGCGATCTTCTGTGACTTACGATTCCTCGCTACATGCGTCGAAAccctccaagaagaatagTACTTCATCCCATGGATCTAAACCCGGTAGTAAGAGCAAATTGAATCAACTGTCTGAAAAGGCATCGAACGGTTCCGGTTCAACAACAGCGAAGCTCAACTTACCACCTATACACTATGTCAAAAAGATAATTGCTGATAAACTTACCAACGATGACATGAATGATTTATGGGTCACTTTACGCACAGAGCAACTAGATTGGGTAGATGCCTTTCTAGAGCACCAAGGCCACATAGCGATGGCCAACGTACTCATTACATCCATCTATAAGACAGATCCGAATCAACCACTAACTGCTGAAATactggagaaagagaactcttttttcaaatgcttcaGGGTGCTATCTGTTCTGTCCCAAGGTCTTTACGAGCTTTCAAGGCACAGTATCATGACCGATACGATAGCGAATGGTCTATTTTCGGTGAGACTTGCGACTAGAAAGATGGCTACCGAAATTATGGTCTGTATGCTGGAGAGGAGAGATAAGGCTAGGTTTGAAGCGGTTCTCAATGCTCTAGACAAGAAATTTAAGATTGGCGAAAATTTGCATATGGTACATTACATAAAAAGCCTGCCTCAGCACTTTATCCACTTTACTCCCGATAGCCACTTTAAGGTTATACAGTCATGGTTATTCGCCGTGGAACACACTTTAGAGGGCAGAGGCAAGATGGGGTCGCTTGTCGGAGCATCCGAAGATTATAAGGCTTCTGGTGGCGAGAACGCCATTTTAGAGTACTCCCAGTGGATAATGGTATTCATGAACCATTTTTGTAATGGAACTGATGTGGTAAACCAAAGGATTTTGCTCAGGTCTAGACTTGAGAATGCCGGCGGATTAAGAATTATGAACAAATTCAGGCTTCTGGATTACGACAAGCTTACAGAACAAATTGAAGATTATGAAAATCGTAAACTTGATGACCTCAATTCAATACTCGAAACAAATGCACAGGATTCGAATATTAATATGGAAGATTCCGTAGCGTTACTAAGGCAACTAACAGATCATTGCAAGGGTACTGAAAACGAAAAATTGCTCAATTCACTAATCAAACATCTGTTTCTTTCTAGCAAAAGATTGCTagaggaaaaagaagatcctACCAAACTTTCTAAGCAGTTGAAATTGATGGATTCCTTGATGACGAATGTTTCCGTATCTGCAGTTGACGAGTCATCAAGTATGAACATGGCCATTCAAAGGCTATATGATTCAATGCAAACCGACGAAGTTGCTCGTCGTGCAATTTTGGAGAGTAGAACTTTGACAAAGAGGCTCGAGGAgattgaagctgaaaggGACTATCTGAACGAAAAGCTAAGTAAAGCTGGAAACGGTTTGATAGGACAGCTGGAGGAGGAGTTGAAGCAAAGAGATAGAATCCTGGATAAAAATCAAAGGGTTACGCTACAACTTCAAAGCGAGTTagaagagttgaagaaaaagcatCTATTAGAGAAACATGAACATGAAGTAGAGCTGCGCAAGATGTTGACTATACTCAATTCACGGCcaaatgaagaaatcaatcTCTCTGGCGCTTTAGGTACTCGCATGTCTCCAGGGACCTTGGATCCCGATAAGAAAAATAGCATACAAAAAGCTCTACAAGACGGTTTGCGAAAGACGGAAAAGGACTTTAGCATCGACTCAAAAAGGTTTGGCATAACAGTGCAACCCAACAAGAGACTTAAAATGTTACGTCTTAGAATGGAGGATATAGAACAAGAGGCCCGGCAACTTGAGATGACAAATTTTGCTGATcatgaaaagaagatcctgCAAGCGCCTGTTCAAATGATTAAGAAGGGAGATCccaaaattgaagaaaatattACGGCTAACAAATTAAGTCAATTGAGAAAAGCGCTCGCAGAAATTCAAAATGAATCCAATAGTATCTCAAAATTCAATGTCGACGAAAGAGTTAAGGAACTTTTCAATAATAAAAGGCTTGTCGCGTTACAGAGGCTTAGAGACCTCGAAGCTATGTATGGTGATTACAGAGCTGATAGTAATTCGGAAATGCTCTTTAGCGATCCGTTGGAAGCTAACAGCTTAGATCCCGTCGAAAATCTTGGACTCTCAACATTGGATCCGAAAGCGGTAGAAGCAAAGCTTGCAGAAATTGATCGAGTAACTTCAGAATTGACAGCACTCAAAACTGAGCTGCAAACTACCGATCTTCAAGCAAAGGCAAAGCTCGCGCGCTCTCTCGAGAAGCTGCAAAGTATAAGCAATGTGGCATCCGAGGTTCCTAGCGAGAAATCGCTAACTTTCGAGGGCGGTTCTTTccttgaagctctttcacAGAAATACGCAACAGGAGCTGAtcgaagagattcttcaCTTCAGAGTCATCATGAGATTGATATtgataagaagaagaacaatcAAAGGAGATCGTTTGTAGAGCGAATGAAGAGGCAGAATAAAATCAATCCGTCAATCGCCCAGCTTTCCGGTGGATTGGAAAAACAAAGTGAACTGGAGACTGATTCTGCCCCGGAAAgtttgatgaaagaagaaaaagtaTTAGAGTGTCCTGAGCGTGAGAATGATTCAAATTTGGTCGGCGCAGTTAAGGAAACTACttcagaggaagaaatgcCTGCCATTTTGCCACCTGTTGCACCACCATTACCGGAAATGATGAGCAAATCTAAAGAATCTGAATTGTCGAATTCTCCTCCTGCGCCCCCACCTCCACCAGCTTTCTTTAACTCAGCGAACAAAATTAGCCATATACTATCACCTCCACCGCCTCCACCACCTCCTCCGCCTCCTAATTTTATATTCAAGAGTGAAATTCAAGTTCCACCACCACCTCCTCTTCCATCATCTTTCACACCCGGAAGCTCAAAGTCTAGCACCCCCCCTCCACCGCCACCTCCTCCCCCAATAGGACGTGCGGCAAAGATTGACCGAAGTACATCGTCATCACCCCTAGTTCCGGAGTCGCCTTCTCCCTTTAACAGCTACCCGCGTGCTCgaaagaagctgaagcagcttCACTGGGAAAAACTGGACTCAACCGATGATTCAATCTGGTCATCTggcaaagcagaaaagttTGCTGGTGATTTATACGAGAAAGGTGTTCTTGCAGACTTAGAGAAGGCCTTCGCAGCTCGGGAAATCAAATCTTTGCGCGCTAAAAAGACAGACGACCTGGATAAGATTACATTCTTATCACGAGACATCTCCCAACAGTTCGGAATTAATCTTCATATGTACTCCCAGTTACCTGTTGACGAAGTGGTAAGAAGAATTCTCAAATGTGACAAAGACTTTTTAGGAACGCCAAGTGTAATTGAATTTTTGTCGAAACCTGAAATTATTGAAGTGACAAATAACCAGGCAAGGAATTTCGCACCATACTCTACCGATTGGGATGGAGTTACCTCATTAGAAGACGCCAAGCCTCCAGAAAAAGATCCGGCCGAGCTACAAAGAGCGGATCAAATTTATTTGCAACTGATATACAATTTGCAGACATACTGGGGTTCGCGTATGAGAGCGCTTAAAGTGGTCACTTCTTATGAGCGCGAGTATTCAGAGCTTATGTCCAAACTACGAAAAGTCGATAAAGCCGTTGCCGCTATCCAACAATCAGCTAATCTGAGCAATGTATTCAACGTAATCTTGGCAGTTGGAAACTATATGAATGATGCATCTAAGCAAGCCCATGGGTTCAAACTCTCCACCCTGCAGCGACTGACTTTCATCAAGGACTCCGATAATAACATGACGTTTTTGAACTATGTCGAGAAGATTGTTCGAGATAACTATCCGTCCTTTAATGATTTTTTGCTCGATCTCCAGCCAGTATTGGATGTCGTCAAAATATCCATCGAGCAGTTGGTACATGATTGTGACAGCTTCAGCCAATCCGTCATAAACGTCCAGAGATCCGTCGAGATTGGTAATCTGAGCGATTCGTCCAAATTCCACCCCCTCGACAAGGTTCTAGCGAAAGTATTGCCCGTTTTGTCGGAGGCGAGCAAGAAGGTTGAGCTTCTGGATGAGGAGGTAAAACTTTCCCTCATGGAGTTCGAAAGTTTGATGCAGCGATATGGTGAAGATTCCGCTGATAAATTTGCCAAAAATTcgtttttcaagaagtttgcggacttcatcaatgaaTACAAGAAAGCGCAAGCCCAGAACCTcaaggctgaagaagaagagagatTATATCAAAAACATAAGAAAATGGTAGAGGAACAGCAAAGAAAGGCAGAAGCAAAGGATAAGTCAAATAATGACGCCGGAGAGCACACTTCTAACAATGCCGAAGCGGAAGACAGGCGTGAAATAATGGATAAATTGCTTGAACAACTGAAAAATGCCGCTCCAGCCAAAACGGATCCTTCCTCGGCGAGAAAAAGGGCAATGATAAGGAAAAAGCTACTTTCCGACAAGGACGCCACGTCCAATGCGTTACAGTTTATTgacaacgaagaagacagcaTCATATATACTCCCGAGAAGAATGACGGCAAGGACCGAAGACCAGAGGAGGATAGACCAACTCTGACAGGCTCGCCTTTAGCGAAGGAAGCCGACGAATCTCAAGGCGATGAGCCTATTGTAGACCGAGCGAAGGCACTTCTACTTGGTTTGAGAGGTGATGAGTCCCCAAGCAAGCGGAACACTACACTAAGCGGTCACAAGGAGAAACTACGTGCACGTCGAAGGAAAACAAACACAGAGATATCTCCCAATGAGTCATTTTCCTTCAGTGAAGGGATAAGAGAAACGGTAAGCTCCGCTGACACTGACTACTCAAATGATACTAACAATCTCAACCTGACGCCTTTAAAGGAACCTAACCATCCTGAAAAAGACAGAGATACTGCCACCAGCGAGACATTATTATAA